The Pseudodesulfovibrio sp. JC047 genome includes the window CGATCCTGACCGGCATCGATTCCAATGTTGCCCTGTTCACCGCAGGCATAGGCACATTGATTTTTCAAATTATCACCAAGGGCAAAGTCCCGGTCTTCCTGGCATCCAGTTTTGCCTTTCTCCCGCCCCTGTTCGCGGCCCAGCAAGGACAATTTTCTTACTCCGGCATCATGTGCGGTCTGGTTGCAGCCGGCTTCCTGTACATTATCATCAGCTTGCTGATCCGTTTCTTCGGCTCCGACTTCCTTCACAAGCTCTTGCCCCCCATTGTTACCGGTCCTGTTATCATGCTGATCGGCCTGATTTTGGCCCCCACAGCCGTCAACATGTCTCTGGGACACAACGGCATGGTCTGGATCGAAGCGAAAAATCCGTCCATGATCATCGCCGGAGTCGCTCTTCTCACCACGGTTCTGACCTCGCTGCTCGGCAAGGGCTGGTTCAAACTCATCCCCATTCTGTGCGGCATCACCGCTGGATACGCCTGCGCCCTTATCATGGACGCGACCGGCATCACGGCTTCCATGCAGCAAACATTTATGGCCTCGGCCGTTGACGGAAAAATCGCTGGCATGGGCATCGCTCCATGGATGGACGATACTTTCATCAGCTTCGCCACCGTCAAGGATGCACCATGGTTTGCACTCCCGAACTTCAGTATGCCCACCTGGGATCTGGATGCGATCCTCTTTGTCGTCCCCATCGCCATTGCTCCGGCCATTGAACATTTCGGTGACGTTCTGGCCATTGGTTCCATCTCCGGCAAAGACTATGTTGAAGATCCCGGCATCCAGAATACCATGCTCGGTGACGGCGTCGCCACCTCAGTCGCCTGTATGCTCGGTGGCCCGCCGAATACCACCTACTCCGAAGTATCCGGTGCCGTCGCACTGACCCGCGCCTTTAACCCGGCTATCATGACCTGGGCCGCAATCACCGCCATCCTGCTCGCCTTTGTCGGCAAACTCGGCGGCCTGCTCGGCACCATTCCCATGCCGGTCATGGGCGGCATCATGCTGTTGCTCTTCGGTGCCATCACGGTCATCGGTCTGTCCACACTCGTCCGATCTCAACTCGACCTCATGCAGTCCAGAAACATGATTATCGTGTCCATCATCATGGTCTTCGGTCTGGGTGGCATGGTCCTGAATATCGGTATTACCGACTTGAAAGGCATCGGCCTCGGCGCCATTGCCGGTGTGATCCTGAATCTGGTCCTGCCCGGCAAGGCCGAAGCGGAAAAAACCATTTAATCACACTCGTTCACAACCAAAGCCCCTGCCGCGTGTTCCGACAGGGGCTTTGTCATTTTCTCCCACCCCGTTTTTCCATGGACCGGGCACCGGCAAGCCGCTATAGTACTTGGCTCAAAGGAGCACTGAATGCGCGAAACAGTCACTGGACTCATTCTCACATATAATGGCGAACGCCTGCTTGAAAAATGTCTCAAATCCCTTGATTTCTGCGACGAAATTCTTGTCGTGGATTCAAATTCATCGGATACAACCCGCGATATAGCCGAAGCCTGTGGCGCACGGATCATCGTGAACCCATGGCCTGGCCCGGTCGCCCAATTCAAACTGGCCTTACGTGAAATCACCACAACATGGGTCGTTTCACTGGATCAGGATGAATACCTGACCGATGAGTTACGAGAAAATATCATCACCAAACTCTCCAAAAAGGAACACATCGCAGGCTACTACACCCCCCGGAGTTCATTCTATTTCAACCGATTCATGAAGCACTCCGGCTGGTATCCGGACTATCTTTTCCGAGTTTTCCGCATGGGCCAGATGGAGGTCACCGCCTCGGGCGCCCACTACCACTTCAACCCACGAGGAGAAACGGCAAAACTGCGTGGGGACATCCTGCACTACCCCTACGAATCCTTTCAGCAACATATGGAAAAAATCAATTACTATGCGGAAGAAGGTGCCATTGCCCTCCGGGAAAAGGGCAAACGAGGGGGCATGACCAAAGCCCTGAGCCACGCCACCATGCGATTCATCAAACTCTATATTCTCAAGCTCGGATTTCTCGACGGAACAGCCGGATTCTGCAACGCTCTGGCCGGATATTACTACACTTTTCAGAAATATATCCGTATCGAAGAAAAAGGGAAATGGGGGAATTAACCCATTCCTTACGCTTTTATGAAAAAGAGCGTTTCTCACACCCCGAGTTTGTGGTATTGAAACGCTCAAGAATATGACTTTTTTCCTTGGAGGAAACAATGGAAGGAATCAATCTTCAGGCACTTATCGATACCGGCATGTATTATCTGACCACCTACGGTGCCAGAATCATCGTCGCGCTGGTCGTTTTTCTGATCGGACGCATGATTGCCAAGACCATTGCGAATTTCACCCGAAAAATCATCATGAAAGCCCATGTCGATGAAACACTCGGCATGTTTTTACGCAACATCATCTATTATGTCCTCCTCGCCGCCGTGGTCATCGCCGCCCTTGGTCAGGCCGGAATCAACGTCACGTCCTTCCTGGCTGTTCTCGGTGCCGCAGGCTTGGCCGTCGGCCTTGCACTCAAGGACTCCCTGTCCAATTTCGCGGCCGGTGTCATCATCATTCTGCTCAAATTCTTCAAACAAGGTGACTATGTCACGGTTGGCGGAGAATCCGGTGTGGTGACAGCCGTCAACATCTTCAACACGGTTCTGACAACCCCGGACAACAAGGTCATCACCGTACCAAACTCAGCCGTCCTCGGCGGCACTATTACCAATGTCACGGCCAATCCCACCCGACGCGTGGATATGATTTTCGGCATTGGATATTCAGATGACGTGCTCAAGGCAAAGACCATCCTGAAACGCATTCTTGACGAAGACCCGCGCGTCCTCGACGATCCAGCCCCACAAGTGGAAGTATCGGAACTCGCAGACTCGTCAGTCAACTTCGTGGTCCGTCCATGGTGCAAGACAGCCGACTATTGGGGTGTCTACTTTGGCGTCACGGAAAAGGTCAAATTGATTTTCGATCAGGAAGGCATTTCCATTCCCTTCCCGCAACAGGATGTGTATCTGCACCCCGTTGATAGCGCGGAGCAATAAACGTCCATTGTTTACGAGAACGAAAAACCTGATGAAAAAAAAGGACTCGGCACAGTGTGTCCACAGTTCAAGCAGGAATGGAAGCCGCCTGCGGCGGTTTAGCAGGTGATTTCGCCTCCGGCAGCCAAAGGGGATCTCCCTTTGGAAACCCACTGTCGCCTTTGGCGAAGGGACCAATCTTTCAAAAAAAACATGACCTCAACGCCCCGACTTTTCTCTGATCACAAGAAAAGTCCCGCCACTCTCCTGTGACGGGACTTTTTGTCTATCAATACCGTACCGCACTGCCATAAAGACAGTACGAACACGCTTCTACTGTTCGTCGATCCAGGCGTTCGCTTCTTTTACATCCAGTGTGCCGACGTAGATGGCCCGGCCCGAGATGGCTCCCTCCAGCCCTTTCTTGCACAGTGGATGCAAATTCTTGATGTCGTCCAGTGTATGCACGCCTCCGGCTGCGATAACCGGCACAGAGGTCTTGGAACACAATGCGGTCAATCCCTTGAGATTGACCCCAGTCTGCATCCCATCGCGGGAAATATCCGTGTACACGATGAAACAAATTCCATCAGCTTCGAGCCGAGGCAACACGTCATCCATGGTCAACCCCGCGTCCTCGACCCATCCCTTGGTCTTGAGCTGGCCATCAACCGCATCAAGGGACACCCCGATCCGGCCAGGCAATGCCGCGCACAGATCGGAAAAGAGCGCGGGATCTTCAAGGGCCATGGTCCCGATAATCAACCGATGTACTCCAGCCTCAATGTACTTTCTGGCGGTTTCAATATCACGAATACCCCCACCAAGCTGAACAGGGATATCGATGGCCGAACAAATCGACCGAATGAGTTCGAAATTTTTAGGGATGCCGGAAAACGCTCCATCCAGGTCAACAACGTGGAGGAAACGGGCACC containing:
- a CDS encoding glycosyltransferase family 2 protein, with the protein product MRETVTGLILTYNGERLLEKCLKSLDFCDEILVVDSNSSDTTRDIAEACGARIIVNPWPGPVAQFKLALREITTTWVVSLDQDEYLTDELRENIITKLSKKEHIAGYYTPRSSFYFNRFMKHSGWYPDYLFRVFRMGQMEVTASGAHYHFNPRGETAKLRGDILHYPYESFQQHMEKINYYAEEGAIALREKGKRGGMTKALSHATMRFIKLYILKLGFLDGTAGFCNALAGYYYTFQKYIRIEEKGKWGN
- the hisA gene encoding 1-(5-phosphoribosyl)-5-[(5-phosphoribosylamino)methylideneamino]imidazole-4-carboxamide isomerase; translation: MILFPAVDIKNGECVRLAQGKEDEVTVFGSDPVAQARYWADLGARFLHVVDLDGAFSGIPKNFELIRSICSAIDIPVQLGGGIRDIETARKYIEAGVHRLIIGTMALEDPALFSDLCAALPGRIGVSLDAVDGQLKTKGWVEDAGLTMDDVLPRLEADGICFIVYTDISRDGMQTGVNLKGLTALCSKTSVPVIAAGGVHTLDDIKNLHPLCKKGLEGAISGRAIYVGTLDVKEANAWIDEQ
- a CDS encoding uracil-xanthine permease family protein — protein: MSEFHSTEYNFRPKDALLGAQMLFVAFGALVLVPILTGIDSNVALFTAGIGTLIFQIITKGKVPVFLASSFAFLPPLFAAQQGQFSYSGIMCGLVAAGFLYIIISLLIRFFGSDFLHKLLPPIVTGPVIMLIGLILAPTAVNMSLGHNGMVWIEAKNPSMIIAGVALLTTVLTSLLGKGWFKLIPILCGITAGYACALIMDATGITASMQQTFMASAVDGKIAGMGIAPWMDDTFISFATVKDAPWFALPNFSMPTWDLDAILFVVPIAIAPAIEHFGDVLAIGSISGKDYVEDPGIQNTMLGDGVATSVACMLGGPPNTTYSEVSGAVALTRAFNPAIMTWAAITAILLAFVGKLGGLLGTIPMPVMGGIMLLLFGAITVIGLSTLVRSQLDLMQSRNMIIVSIIMVFGLGGMVLNIGITDLKGIGLGAIAGVILNLVLPGKAEAEKTI
- a CDS encoding mechanosensitive ion channel domain-containing protein codes for the protein MEGINLQALIDTGMYYLTTYGARIIVALVVFLIGRMIAKTIANFTRKIIMKAHVDETLGMFLRNIIYYVLLAAVVIAALGQAGINVTSFLAVLGAAGLAVGLALKDSLSNFAAGVIIILLKFFKQGDYVTVGGESGVVTAVNIFNTVLTTPDNKVITVPNSAVLGGTITNVTANPTRRVDMIFGIGYSDDVLKAKTILKRILDEDPRVLDDPAPQVEVSELADSSVNFVVRPWCKTADYWGVYFGVTEKVKLIFDQEGISIPFPQQDVYLHPVDSAEQ